In the Candidatus Electrothrix rattekaaiensis genome, one interval contains:
- a CDS encoding ubiquitin-conjugating enzyme E2 has product MASEKDQLARDFEEVNKLLTQYPQIQVTLTEGDPPATYEVKYQLTGLTRQTDGNIGQTSHHLLRISLPFGYPHFPPTVKPLTPLFHPDIDPDAVRIASYWQQNPSLAELVLHMGEMICAKNYNLEDPFNQEAADWYSEHSSEFPLDEIQQGEADFEIGDLSLEEGSDLGLSLEIDEPQEDINEKLKEIQHHLDRNEVVTAGKLLTALSSTSPEAQHLEKIVSSALSKRDKLIQELEELENEDRFSEAYKLFEKVRAIAIDTPALSDIGQRLQQSQAMLDTFSLPDSTENEQDPLATMGKKAAKKKKTAEKSPEKIKHKAPIERRYDRAPIKIPVKTILSGLVLLATVGGCTLLYTNDMDKVIEAERNWIEIKYRPCTAPDQFKKKRIQAEKLLVSLKSVYVPGLGQKKLKTEIHNFLNSPDFKKGEVGDLEYKGNALPAPVIKKLEPIDKKIDAAASAARKEEFAEALTLYQEVLTEAETAKPGALEPHAATANAELDKRIKVINEKLTEIQTQAGQEEKFKERNEAEKKYQEVIAFFQQLKRKESDSSNPQDMDVTGDQWGKCVEKLHNTESLLNKYPEISSPERQKELRTLLAYSRLYQQLEMARQAYEKGDFPAAISEYQSTLRLLKEERTALNAIYNNAVLKVGKTVVMLNVSLELRKAVEAENHNDLRNSLGHYKETLRIIRTSRSDRDDNLKKLEQYIRSKIQEQSLEAAKSSNQEWWKKNYEKIFKKKFPSSRNAPLSNPRIYFIKVQNGRLLYTIQCTEQKGIRLTLELTYQYDLATGEWSPYYGKL; this is encoded by the coding sequence ATGGCCTCAGAAAAAGATCAACTTGCGCGTGATTTCGAGGAAGTCAATAAACTCCTGACCCAATACCCGCAAATACAGGTGACGCTAACCGAAGGAGACCCGCCTGCCACCTACGAGGTGAAATACCAACTTACCGGCCTGACACGCCAAACAGATGGCAATATCGGCCAAACTTCCCACCACCTGTTGCGTATCAGCCTCCCGTTTGGCTATCCCCATTTCCCTCCTACGGTCAAACCACTGACCCCTCTTTTTCACCCGGACATTGATCCAGATGCGGTTCGTATTGCTTCGTACTGGCAACAGAACCCGTCACTGGCTGAACTTGTACTCCATATGGGAGAGATGATCTGTGCAAAGAACTATAATCTGGAAGATCCCTTTAATCAGGAGGCCGCAGACTGGTATAGCGAACATTCGAGTGAATTCCCGCTGGATGAAATTCAACAAGGTGAGGCGGATTTTGAGATCGGCGATCTCTCTCTGGAAGAAGGCAGCGATCTTGGTCTGAGCTTAGAAATAGACGAGCCGCAAGAGGATATCAACGAAAAATTAAAAGAGATTCAACACCATCTTGACAGAAATGAAGTTGTCACAGCCGGAAAGCTCCTCACAGCTCTCTCCTCAACTTCCCCAGAAGCACAACATTTAGAGAAGATCGTTTCTTCAGCCCTCTCCAAGAGAGATAAGCTCATCCAAGAGTTGGAAGAGCTTGAAAACGAAGACAGGTTCTCTGAAGCCTATAAACTTTTTGAAAAAGTACGAGCAATTGCCATAGACACTCCAGCCTTATCCGATATAGGGCAACGCCTGCAGCAATCCCAGGCTATGCTGGACACATTTTCCCTACCGGACTCAACAGAGAACGAGCAGGATCCCTTGGCAACAATGGGTAAAAAGGCCGCAAAAAAGAAAAAAACAGCAGAAAAATCTCCTGAAAAAATAAAACATAAAGCCCCGATAGAACGAAGGTATGACAGAGCTCCGATTAAGATTCCCGTCAAAACGATCCTGTCAGGGCTCGTCCTGCTGGCAACCGTAGGCGGTTGTACTCTTTTGTACACCAATGATATGGATAAAGTAATAGAGGCGGAGCGCAATTGGATTGAGATAAAATACCGGCCCTGCACGGCTCCAGACCAGTTCAAAAAAAAACGAATACAAGCTGAAAAACTTCTGGTCAGCCTCAAGTCTGTTTACGTCCCCGGTCTCGGCCAAAAGAAACTCAAGACGGAAATTCACAATTTCCTCAACTCGCCTGATTTCAAGAAAGGAGAAGTCGGTGATCTGGAATATAAGGGAAACGCTCTCCCGGCACCGGTCATCAAAAAACTGGAACCTATTGATAAAAAAATTGATGCAGCTGCCAGTGCTGCCCGGAAGGAAGAGTTTGCCGAGGCTCTGACCTTGTATCAGGAGGTACTTACAGAAGCTGAAACTGCAAAACCTGGAGCGTTGGAACCGCATGCCGCAACAGCGAATGCGGAACTGGATAAACGGATCAAGGTAATTAACGAAAAACTTACAGAGATCCAGACACAAGCAGGACAGGAAGAAAAGTTCAAGGAACGCAACGAGGCTGAAAAAAAATATCAAGAGGTTATTGCTTTCTTTCAACAATTGAAAAGAAAGGAAAGCGATTCCTCAAACCCGCAAGACATGGATGTTACCGGCGACCAGTGGGGGAAATGTGTTGAAAAACTGCATAATACCGAAAGTTTGCTCAATAAATATCCAGAAATCAGCTCGCCGGAACGGCAGAAGGAGTTGCGAACCCTCCTGGCCTATTCACGTCTCTACCAACAGCTTGAGATGGCCCGACAAGCCTATGAAAAAGGTGACTTTCCGGCAGCAATCAGCGAGTATCAGAGCACCCTGCGCCTGCTAAAAGAGGAGCGCACGGCTCTCAACGCAATATATAATAATGCTGTTCTTAAGGTGGGAAAAACCGTTGTTATGCTGAACGTCAGCCTTGAACTGAGAAAAGCGGTTGAGGCGGAAAACCATAACGATTTGAGAAACTCCTTAGGCCACTACAAGGAGACCTTACGCATCATCCGCACCTCTCGATCGGACAGGGATGATAATCTTAAAAAATTGGAACAGTACATCCGCTCCAAAATTCAAGAGCAAAGCCTTGAGGCGGCAAAAAGTAGCAATCAGGAATGGTGGAAAAAAAACTATGAGAAAATATTCAAAAAGAAATTCCCCTCTTCTCGCAATGCCCCTTTAAGCAATCCGAGAATCTATTTTATAAAGGTTCAGAATGGCAGGTTACTGTACACCATACAATGCACGGAGCAGAAGGGCATCAGGCTCACCTTGGAACTGACCTACCAATACGATCTGGCAACGGGAGAATGGAGCCCTTACTACGGAAAATTATGA